One region of Marivirga arenosa genomic DNA includes:
- the guaA gene encoding glutamine-hydrolyzing GMP synthase, whose translation MTEQIIILDFGSQYTQLIARRVRELNVYCEIHPFYDAPELTPDVKGVILSGSPCSVRDEDCPKIDLSKYRGKVPLLGVCYGAQYLAQNNGGEVLPSEIREYGRAKLTSFDENNDLLKNLTKGSQVWMSHGDTIKTLPSGFTIIASTPSVEVAAFKLDDEPTYGIQFHPEVTHTLEGKQLLENFLVKICGCAQDWTSEAFADSMIAELKEQLGDDKVVLGLSGGVDSSVAAMLIHHAIGKNLYCIFVDNGLLRKNEFEEVLESYKHMGLNVKGVDAKDQFYKALAGVSDPEGKRKAIGKTFIEVFDQEAHAIKDVKWLAQGTIYPDIIESVSVKGPSATIKSHHNVGGLPEKMNLKVVEPLKTLFKDGVRSVGKALEIDQKILGRHPFPGPGLAIRILGDVTPEKVHIIQEVDAIFIGMMKERGLYDDVWQAGSILLPIQSVGVMGDERTYERVVALRAVASVDGMTADWVHLPYEFLSDVSNEIINKVKGVNRVVYDISSKPPATIEWE comes from the coding sequence ATGACAGAGCAAATTATTATTCTAGATTTTGGTTCACAATACACTCAACTAATAGCAAGAAGAGTACGTGAACTTAACGTTTATTGTGAAATCCATCCTTTCTATGACGCACCAGAATTAACCCCTGATGTAAAGGGAGTCATTTTATCAGGTAGCCCTTGTTCAGTAAGGGATGAGGATTGCCCAAAGATTGATCTTTCAAAATATCGTGGAAAAGTTCCGCTTTTAGGAGTTTGCTATGGAGCGCAATATTTAGCCCAAAATAATGGAGGAGAGGTTTTGCCTTCAGAAATAAGAGAATACGGTAGAGCAAAACTTACTAGTTTTGATGAAAATAATGATTTGCTGAAAAACCTAACCAAAGGATCGCAGGTTTGGATGTCACATGGCGATACTATAAAAACATTACCTAGTGGGTTTACAATTATTGCAAGCACTCCCTCTGTAGAAGTTGCCGCATTTAAACTAGATGATGAACCTACCTATGGCATTCAATTCCACCCAGAAGTAACGCACACTTTAGAAGGTAAGCAGCTGTTAGAAAATTTCTTAGTAAAGATCTGTGGCTGTGCCCAAGATTGGACCTCAGAAGCTTTTGCTGATAGCATGATTGCGGAATTAAAAGAACAATTAGGTGATGATAAAGTAGTATTAGGGTTGTCAGGTGGTGTTGATTCATCAGTTGCAGCAATGCTTATCCATCATGCAATTGGTAAAAACTTATATTGCATTTTTGTAGATAATGGTCTATTGAGGAAGAATGAGTTTGAAGAGGTTTTAGAATCCTACAAACACATGGGACTTAATGTAAAAGGGGTTGATGCAAAAGACCAATTTTATAAAGCTTTAGCAGGGGTTTCTGATCCTGAAGGAAAACGAAAAGCAATTGGTAAAACATTTATAGAAGTATTCGATCAAGAAGCTCATGCTATTAAGGATGTGAAATGGTTGGCGCAAGGAACAATATATCCTGATATTATTGAATCAGTATCCGTAAAAGGACCTTCTGCAACTATTAAATCACATCACAATGTGGGCGGTCTTCCAGAAAAAATGAATTTAAAGGTGGTAGAACCACTGAAAACACTATTCAAAGATGGTGTTCGTTCAGTAGGAAAAGCATTAGAAATCGATCAAAAAATATTAGGTCGTCACCCATTTCCAGGTCCAGGCTTGGCAATTCGTATTTTGGGAGATGTTACACCTGAAAAAGTCCATATTATCCAAGAAGTAGATGCGATATTTATAGGAATGATGAAAGAAAGAGGACTTTATGATGATGTTTGGCAAGCAGGATCAATTTTACTTCCAATCCAATCTGTAGGAGTAATGGGAGATGAAAGAACTTATGAAAGAGTAGTGGCATTGCGAGCTGTAGCGAGTGTAGATGGTATGACTGCAGACTGGGTTCATCTGCCTTATGAATTCTTAAGTGATGTATCGAATGAAATTATAAATAAAGTAAAAGGTGTTAATAGAGTTGTTTATGATATTAGTTCTAAGCCCCCAGCTACAATTGAGTGGGAATAA
- a CDS encoding ABC transporter substrate-binding protein, with product MGIINFKLINAFYQDNKEIMRLKPIIIFGVIMFCAFQLNAQVNYQSEYLSGKNYFKQANYQRAQNHFVNLLDLNENNPFYLYASYFYAISAYETGNKERAMEVLGRIRTTHPEWDKIDEANIWYGKMLLQEGDLLKGLNVLNSIENRDLDTVAQKIKRYTLVNYDSIPQLQKALELNPYDKILAEHLAMKINQQPIVDRQVELMEFLIDSFNLNRASFDFVDKSVSEKKDQYRIAVLLPFLTDNLTTTKGNKGNQFVLDIYQGIEIAANELNANGKKIELLAYDTKRDSLTTSEIIESGELLQMDMIIGPLYPIPAGMIRAYSYEHKINMVNPLSTNSETIATNPYSFLTKATPETRAKMAARFAINNMESKNATILYGSKSQDSIFAYTYKRELEKDSFNITWMAASRSAVSSTEILRSLTEVFDPDTTYTDGKVYVSNTVKVRVSEEDSLIMSRDTIGHIMLASSDNLLVSNVLSAIDTRRDSIPLIGYDEWMEFNQISFDQLQRMGVIMIGQNYFDFTSAEVVDFKDSYKESYNKLPSQYSYDGYETMRFFGAKLIQYGNYFQYGLYEEGFQEGYLYFGFDYTNANDNQVVPIMKMEDLKLKMLNYEQEEEENPSVFKE from the coding sequence GTGGGAATAATTAATTTTAAACTTATTAATGCTTTCTATCAGGATAATAAAGAGATCATGCGATTAAAACCAATTATTATATTTGGAGTGATAATGTTTTGTGCCTTTCAGCTAAATGCACAAGTAAATTATCAATCAGAATACTTGTCTGGAAAGAATTATTTCAAACAGGCTAACTATCAAAGAGCTCAAAATCATTTTGTAAATCTGTTAGATCTTAACGAGAATAATCCATTTTATCTTTATGCTTCCTATTTCTATGCAATTTCAGCTTATGAAACAGGCAATAAAGAAAGAGCCATGGAAGTGTTAGGAAGAATAAGAACTACACATCCTGAATGGGATAAAATTGATGAGGCTAATATTTGGTATGGCAAAATGTTATTGCAAGAAGGTGATCTTCTCAAAGGACTTAATGTTTTAAACAGTATCGAAAATAGGGACTTAGATACCGTTGCTCAGAAGATCAAGCGTTACACTTTGGTTAACTATGATAGCATTCCTCAACTCCAGAAAGCTTTAGAATTAAACCCTTATGATAAGATTCTGGCTGAGCATTTAGCCATGAAAATTAATCAACAACCCATAGTAGATAGACAGGTTGAGTTAATGGAATTCTTGATTGATTCATTCAATTTAAATAGAGCAAGCTTCGATTTTGTTGATAAAAGTGTTTCTGAAAAGAAAGACCAATACAGAATTGCGGTTTTATTACCTTTTTTAACTGATAATCTTACTACTACTAAGGGAAACAAAGGAAATCAGTTTGTATTGGATATTTATCAAGGCATTGAAATAGCTGCGAATGAATTGAATGCAAATGGAAAGAAGATTGAGCTTCTTGCTTATGATACCAAAAGAGATAGTTTAACCACGTCAGAGATCATTGAAAGTGGTGAGTTGTTACAAATGGATATGATTATTGGACCTTTATATCCTATTCCAGCAGGAATGATAAGAGCCTATTCTTATGAGCATAAAATAAATATGGTTAATCCATTATCTACCAATTCTGAGACAATTGCCACGAATCCTTATTCCTTTTTGACTAAGGCGACTCCTGAAACACGAGCTAAAATGGCAGCTAGGTTTGCTATAAATAATATGGAGTCTAAAAATGCTACTATCTTATATGGAAGCAAATCACAAGATTCTATTTTTGCTTATACATACAAAAGAGAATTAGAAAAGGATTCCTTTAATATTACTTGGATGGCCGCATCTCGCTCTGCAGTTTCTAGTACTGAAATATTACGTTCTTTAACTGAGGTATTTGATCCTGACACTACCTATACTGATGGTAAAGTTTATGTTAGTAATACAGTTAAAGTGAGAGTAAGTGAAGAGGATTCTTTAATAATGTCACGAGATACCATAGGTCATATCATGCTAGCTTCTTCGGATAATTTATTAGTATCTAATGTTTTGAGTGCGATTGATACAAGAAGAGATAGTATTCCTTTAATTGGATATGATGAATGGATGGAATTTAATCAAATTTCATTTGATCAATTACAAAGAATGGGCGTAATAATGATTGGTCAGAATTATTTCGATTTTACGTCTGCAGAAGTAGTAGATTTTAAAGATTCCTATAAAGAAAGTTATAACAAATTGCCTTCACAGTATAGTTATGATGGATATGAAACCATGAGATTTTTTGGAGCTAAATTAATTCAATATGGTAATTATTTCCAGTATGGTCTTTATGAAGAAGGGTTTCAGGAAGGCTATTTATACTTTGGGTTTGATTATACAAATGCGAATGATAATCAAGTAGTACCAATTATGAAAATGGAGGATTTAAAATTGAAGATGCTCAATTATGAGCAAGAAGAGGAAGAGAATCCTTCTGTTTTCAAAGAATAA
- the hemL gene encoding glutamate-1-semialdehyde 2,1-aminomutase, whose translation MLDKSKSKSLFTKAQNFIPGGVNSPVRAFKAVGGDPIFIKSAKGAYMYDEDGNKYIDLINSWGPMILGHGNGAIEAAVADALKRSLSFGAPTAKEIEIAELITHMVPSIEKVRMVNSGTEATMSAVRLARGYTGREKILKFEGCYHGHGDSFLIAAGSGAATMGTPNSPGVTQGTAKDTLTAPFNDLDAVKNIVEQNKDQIAALIVEPVAGNMGCVLPKEGYLQGLREICDQNGIVLIFDEVMTGFRLSKAGAQGIFNIKPDITTLGKIIGGGMPVGAYGGKKEIMDFVSPQGPVYQAGTLSGNPIAMAAGYAILSYLNDHDEVYEQIGASGQYLAKELAKVNTALGKDYTINQLGSMISIFFTNEQVHDFEGAKKCDTEMFGKYFQGMLNEGVYLPPAQFESWFLSTSLSAEDLDHIVKSHEKVLKNLVG comes from the coding sequence ATGTTGGATAAGTCCAAAAGCAAATCTTTATTTACTAAGGCGCAAAATTTTATTCCAGGTGGTGTGAACTCACCTGTTAGGGCATTTAAAGCAGTTGGGGGTGATCCTATCTTCATAAAAAGTGCTAAAGGTGCTTATATGTATGATGAAGATGGAAATAAATACATTGATTTAATCAATTCTTGGGGGCCTATGATTTTAGGTCATGGAAATGGAGCTATTGAAGCAGCAGTAGCGGATGCTTTAAAAAGATCACTTTCATTTGGTGCTCCTACAGCAAAAGAAATAGAGATTGCTGAATTAATAACCCATATGGTGCCATCCATTGAAAAAGTTAGGATGGTAAACTCGGGTACTGAAGCTACTATGTCAGCAGTTCGATTAGCTAGAGGTTATACGGGCAGAGAAAAAATATTGAAATTTGAAGGCTGTTACCATGGCCATGGTGATAGCTTCTTAATTGCAGCAGGAAGTGGAGCAGCAACCATGGGTACTCCTAATTCTCCAGGGGTAACACAAGGAACCGCAAAAGATACTTTAACAGCTCCATTTAATGATTTAGATGCAGTAAAAAATATTGTAGAACAAAATAAAGATCAGATTGCGGCTTTAATAGTTGAGCCAGTCGCTGGTAATATGGGCTGTGTTCTTCCAAAGGAAGGTTATTTACAAGGCTTAAGGGAAATCTGTGACCAAAATGGAATCGTATTAATTTTTGATGAAGTAATGACTGGTTTCAGATTATCCAAAGCAGGCGCTCAGGGAATCTTCAACATAAAACCAGATATTACCACCTTAGGTAAAATTATTGGTGGAGGTATGCCTGTAGGTGCTTATGGAGGTAAAAAAGAAATCATGGATTTTGTATCTCCGCAAGGCCCAGTTTATCAGGCAGGTACTTTGTCTGGGAATCCTATTGCAATGGCGGCAGGCTACGCTATACTAAGCTATTTGAATGATCATGACGAAGTATATGAGCAAATTGGAGCTTCTGGTCAATATTTAGCTAAAGAATTAGCCAAAGTAAATACAGCTTTAGGTAAGGATTATACGATCAATCAATTAGGATCTATGATTAGCATATTCTTTACAAACGAGCAAGTTCATGATTTTGAAGGGGCGAAAAAATGCGATACCGAGATGTTTGGAAAATATTTTCAAGGTATGTTAAATGAAGGGGTTTATTTACCACCTGCTCAATTTGAATCATGGTTTTTATCTACTTCATTATCAGCTGAAGATCTTGATCATATTGTTAAATCACACGAAAAAGTGCTTAAAAATTTAGTGGGATAA
- a CDS encoding pentapeptide repeat-containing protein translates to MMEEFISDELFENIEASEVNFKLAEYDNCTFKNCNFQNYDLRNFKFIDCQFDACNLSSVKIHNTSLQSIEFTNCKILGAHFDQCNDFGLSINFKTCILDQSVFYGMQLNKTNFVNCKLIEVDFTECNLKESNFNHSDLSGAVFENCDLQKVDFRNAENFNIDPEINKIRAAKFSNNDLAGLLMKHQIKVEY, encoded by the coding sequence ATGATGGAAGAATTTATTTCTGATGAATTATTTGAAAATATTGAAGCAAGTGAAGTCAATTTCAAATTGGCTGAATATGATAATTGTACATTTAAAAACTGTAACTTTCAAAATTATGATTTAAGAAATTTTAAGTTTATTGATTGTCAATTTGATGCATGCAATCTATCCTCAGTAAAAATTCATAACACTTCATTACAATCAATTGAATTTACTAATTGTAAAATATTAGGAGCTCATTTTGATCAATGCAACGATTTTGGTCTTTCAATCAATTTCAAAACCTGTATTTTAGATCAATCTGTATTCTATGGTATGCAATTAAATAAAACCAATTTTGTAAACTGTAAACTTATTGAAGTTGATTTTACAGAATGTAATTTAAAAGAATCTAATTTTAACCACTCTGATTTATCAGGAGCAGTATTTGAAAATTGCGATTTACAAAAAGTGGATTTCAGAAATGCAGAAAACTTTAATATTGATCCAGAGATCAATAAAATCAGAGCTGCCAAATTTTCAAATAATGATTTAGCTGGCTTATTAATGAAACATCAAATTAAAGTAGAATACTAA
- a CDS encoding YeeE/YedE family protein: MNNILEWISQPWPWYVAGPLIALVMFSMLFFGKSFGLSANLRTMCSILGAGKSCEFFDFDWKTQTWNLVFALGLVLGGLISHLYLGYEPAANISETTITELQALGINNPGETLVPTEIFNWENLLSVQGFIFMVVGGFLVGFGTRYAGGCTSGHAISGLSDLQPASLVAVIGFFIGGLIMTYFILPYLLVM, from the coding sequence ATGAACAATATTTTAGAATGGATTAGTCAACCATGGCCATGGTACGTTGCAGGCCCACTCATTGCTCTTGTAATGTTTTCAATGCTATTTTTCGGGAAATCATTCGGGCTATCTGCAAATTTAAGAACTATGTGCTCAATTTTAGGAGCAGGTAAATCATGTGAGTTTTTTGATTTTGATTGGAAAACCCAAACATGGAACTTGGTATTTGCTCTTGGTTTAGTATTAGGAGGTTTAATCTCGCACTTATATTTAGGATATGAGCCTGCGGCCAATATTTCTGAAACTACTATTACAGAATTACAAGCATTAGGAATCAATAATCCTGGTGAGACTTTAGTACCAACAGAAATTTTTAATTGGGAAAATTTACTTTCAGTTCAAGGATTCATCTTTATGGTAGTAGGTGGATTTCTAGTAGGTTTTGGTACCAGATACGCAGGAGGATGTACTTCAGGTCATGCAATATCTGGACTAAGTGATCTTCAGCCTGCTTCATTAGTGGCTGTTATCGGTTTCTTTATTGGAGGTTTAATCATGACCTACTTTATCTTACCCTACTTACTTGTAATGTAA
- a CDS encoding DUF6691 family protein — translation MKFLRYLLIGAIFGITLAKAEVISWFRIYEMFKFQSFHMYGVIGSAVVVGIIVIQLIKRNNLKSIDGEPINIPPKAFSWARYLIGGTIFGLGWAMTGACPGPMFILVGNGVGVILVVILSAVLGTFVYGKLKDKLPH, via the coding sequence ATGAAATTTTTAAGATATTTATTAATAGGCGCAATTTTTGGGATTACACTGGCAAAAGCTGAAGTAATCTCTTGGTTTAGAATTTATGAAATGTTTAAATTTCAATCATTTCATATGTATGGAGTGATTGGGTCAGCTGTAGTAGTGGGTATAATTGTAATTCAATTGATTAAAAGAAACAACTTAAAATCGATTGACGGTGAACCAATTAATATTCCACCTAAAGCATTTAGCTGGGCAAGATATTTAATTGGAGGTACAATCTTTGGTTTAGGTTGGGCTATGACTGGTGCTTGTCCAGGACCAATGTTCATTTTGGTAGGTAATGGTGTTGGCGTTATTTTGGTAGTAATCCTATCAGCTGTATTAGGAACTTTTGTTTATGGAAAGCTTAAAGATAAGCTTCCTCACTAA
- a CDS encoding c-type cytochrome, translated as MTAAVMFGILAVVITLFMAVVFMDEAPDWIGVSSSKADKEWHLPSLDKDLPEGKRGDLVKFGYLLTTESPKWMGPQVINKDERLYSGNNLTCQNCHLEAGTKPGAASWVGVTNRFPQFRGRENKIGTIEERINGCMQRSMNGKALPEDSEQMQALVAYMEWLSEGVPEDTAKWFKGFTSVKIPEFKADTIVGKQVYVNECQVCHGEDGQGTRLDDARKGYQYPPLWGGDSFNHGAGMHRVLTAAQFIKANMPHLIATKANPKLTDEEAFHVAAYINSFERPQKDNPENDFPDLKLKPVSTAYGPWDDPFPAEQHKYGPFKPIVQYYDSVYQIKKTK; from the coding sequence ATGACAGCAGCAGTAATGTTTGGAATCCTGGCAGTTGTAATAACTCTTTTCATGGCGGTTGTATTTATGGACGAGGCTCCTGACTGGATTGGGGTCTCGTCTTCTAAAGCAGATAAAGAATGGCACCTTCCATCTCTTGACAAGGATTTGCCAGAAGGTAAAAGAGGTGATTTAGTTAAATTCGGATATCTTCTTACAACCGAATCACCGAAATGGATGGGGCCTCAGGTGATCAATAAGGATGAAAGACTTTATTCAGGTAACAATTTAACCTGCCAAAACTGTCATTTGGAAGCAGGAACTAAGCCAGGAGCAGCATCTTGGGTAGGAGTTACTAACAGATTTCCACAGTTTAGAGGCAGAGAAAACAAAATTGGTACTATTGAAGAACGAATTAACGGTTGTATGCAAAGAAGTATGAATGGTAAAGCACTACCTGAAGATTCTGAGCAGATGCAGGCATTAGTTGCCTATATGGAATGGTTGAGTGAAGGAGTTCCTGAAGATACTGCAAAATGGTTTAAAGGGTTTACTTCAGTAAAAATACCAGAATTTAAAGCAGATACTATAGTAGGAAAACAAGTCTATGTAAATGAATGTCAGGTTTGTCATGGAGAAGATGGACAAGGAACTCGATTAGATGATGCTAGAAAAGGATATCAATATCCGCCATTATGGGGGGGAGATAGTTTTAATCATGGTGCTGGTATGCATAGAGTTTTGACTGCAGCCCAATTTATCAAAGCGAATATGCCGCATTTAATAGCTACAAAAGCTAATCCTAAGTTAACGGATGAGGAAGCTTTTCATGTAGCAGCTTATATCAATAGCTTTGAAAGACCTCAAAAAGATAATCCGGAAAATGATTTCCCTGATTTAAAATTAAAACCAGTTTCAACTGCTTACGGACCCTGGGATGATCCATTCCCAGCAGAGCAGCACAAATATGGTCCATTTAAACCAATTGTTCAGTATTACGATAGCGTTTATCAAATCAAGAAAACGAAGTAA
- a CDS encoding OprD family outer membrane porin has translation MRITVLVLIALFPFSLFAQDNNNQEEVKKGDFSGQWRNYYLHTFNEGDLQNWYGLATGLKLSYKYNFNDNWQVGGALYSSINTGLSNVEVLDLTTGRGSRYVSGLFNSQDLSQKVIAFPGELYLQYKQDNHQIKIGRQGFKSPFLNGQDGRMIPTLFEGAFYKYEEKDKVKFQLGAINRIAPRSYDGFENIGESIGIYPVGRDVNGQASQYRGNTESDYIGVLNFEYNLNNLNVVVWDYYADNLFNMVYVKPSYTFSDSNFQFSAEWLLQNRVGNGGNETYEYRYVQDELAQLFGIQLSRTVKNGKLSLSYNYITDQGRYLFPREWGREFLFSFQKRERSEGFGDNQAVVFNYLHHYTRDVHDFKSAISVGHHWTPDVTMAELSKYALPNYMHINLDLFYENDNLKGFKPEILLTSKILTKDIPENPALVINKVNLFMINAIINYNF, from the coding sequence ATGAGAATTACTGTCTTAGTATTGATAGCTCTATTTCCCTTTTCTTTATTTGCTCAGGACAATAATAATCAGGAGGAAGTAAAGAAAGGGGACTTTAGTGGTCAATGGAGAAATTATTATTTACATACATTTAATGAAGGGGATCTTCAAAACTGGTATGGATTAGCTACAGGCCTTAAGTTGTCATATAAATATAATTTTAATGATAATTGGCAAGTAGGCGGTGCTCTATATAGCAGTATAAATACTGGATTAAGCAATGTAGAAGTTTTAGATCTTACAACTGGTAGAGGTAGCAGGTATGTTTCAGGTCTTTTTAATAGTCAGGATTTATCGCAAAAAGTTATTGCCTTTCCAGGAGAGTTATATCTTCAATATAAGCAAGATAACCATCAAATTAAGATTGGTAGACAAGGTTTTAAATCCCCCTTCTTAAATGGTCAAGATGGCCGGATGATACCTACTTTATTTGAGGGCGCTTTTTATAAATATGAGGAAAAAGATAAAGTTAAGTTCCAATTAGGCGCAATTAATAGAATTGCACCAAGAAGTTACGATGGCTTCGAAAATATTGGAGAAAGTATCGGGATTTATCCTGTAGGCAGAGATGTGAATGGTCAGGCAAGCCAATATAGAGGAAATACAGAATCTGATTATATAGGAGTTTTGAATTTCGAATACAATTTGAACAATTTAAATGTTGTAGTTTGGGATTATTATGCTGATAATCTTTTTAATATGGTTTATGTTAAACCGTCTTATACCTTTTCAGATTCAAACTTTCAATTTTCAGCGGAATGGTTGCTTCAAAATCGAGTGGGGAATGGGGGGAATGAAACCTACGAATATAGATATGTTCAGGATGAATTAGCTCAACTTTTTGGAATTCAATTATCAAGAACAGTAAAAAATGGTAAATTAAGCCTATCCTATAATTATATAACTGATCAGGGACGTTATTTATTTCCAAGAGAATGGGGGAGAGAGTTTCTTTTTAGCTTTCAGAAAAGAGAGCGAAGCGAGGGTTTTGGAGATAATCAGGCAGTAGTATTTAACTACCTACATCATTATACGAGAGATGTTCATGATTTTAAATCCGCAATTAGTGTTGGGCATCATTGGACTCCTGATGTAACAATGGCTGAATTAAGTAAATATGCCTTACCGAATTACATGCACATTAATCTAGATTTATTCTATGAGAATGATAATTTAAAGGGTTTTAAGCCAGAAATTTTATTAACGAGTAAAATATTAACTAAAGATATTCCTGAAAATCCTGCATTAGTAATCAATAAGGTTAATCTGTTCATGATTAATGCAATAATCAACTACAATTTTTAG
- a CDS encoding NAD(P)/FAD-dependent oxidoreductase — translation MAKHKILIIGGGTAGITVAAQLKRKDKKLDIAIIEPSDKHYYQPAWTLVGAGTFDYQKTIRKEADYIPKGVEWIKDKATNILPEKNTVTTEKSGDVEYEYLIVAPGLVMAPELLPGLPEAMEKGVVCSNYTDPEHTWKKMQEFKGGNMVFTQPTTPIKCGGAPQKIMYLAEHYLRKHGLRDKSNVIFATPGTVIFGTKEFARTLNKIIAERDIIFKPYYAPVRIDADAKKIYFKYTHNIEGGCVVEENNPINESLVSETEIEMPFDFLHLAPPQAAPKFIQDSQVSIQEGANKGWVDVDEHSLQHKRFANIFALGDVAALPTAKTGAAVRKQAPVLVENLLEMMKNHKIGLASYEGYSSCPLVTGYGKMVLAEFKYGNERDSDPFLSKFVDTTKEQWSMWILKKYGLPFMYWNLMLRGKA, via the coding sequence ATGGCAAAGCATAAAATCCTAATAATCGGAGGAGGAACTGCAGGCATTACGGTAGCCGCACAACTCAAAAGAAAGGATAAAAAACTTGATATTGCTATCATCGAACCGTCTGATAAACATTATTATCAGCCCGCATGGACTCTTGTTGGTGCTGGTACTTTTGATTATCAAAAGACTATCCGAAAAGAGGCTGACTACATTCCTAAAGGTGTGGAATGGATTAAAGATAAAGCTACTAACATTCTTCCTGAAAAGAATACGGTAACCACAGAGAAGTCTGGGGATGTAGAATACGAATATTTAATTGTAGCACCTGGATTGGTGATGGCTCCTGAATTATTACCAGGCTTACCTGAAGCTATGGAAAAAGGAGTCGTATGTAGTAACTACACTGATCCTGAGCATACTTGGAAGAAAATGCAAGAATTTAAGGGAGGGAATATGGTTTTTACTCAGCCCACTACTCCTATTAAATGTGGGGGTGCTCCTCAAAAAATCATGTATTTGGCAGAACATTATTTAAGAAAGCATGGATTGAGAGATAAATCTAATGTCATCTTTGCAACACCAGGTACTGTTATTTTTGGAACTAAGGAATTTGCGAGAACATTAAATAAAATTATTGCAGAACGTGATATTATATTTAAACCCTACTATGCACCAGTAAGAATAGATGCAGATGCTAAGAAAATCTATTTTAAGTATACTCATAATATTGAGGGAGGATGCGTAGTTGAGGAGAATAATCCTATTAATGAAAGTCTAGTATCTGAAACAGAGATAGAAATGCCTTTTGATTTCCTTCATTTAGCTCCACCTCAAGCGGCTCCTAAATTTATTCAGGATAGTCAGGTTTCAATACAAGAAGGTGCTAATAAAGGCTGGGTAGATGTTGATGAGCATAGTTTACAACATAAGCGATTTGCAAATATTTTTGCACTAGGTGATGTTGCGGCTTTGCCAACTGCTAAAACAGGCGCTGCGGTGCGTAAACAAGCCCCAGTATTGGTTGAAAACCTTTTAGAAATGATGAAGAATCATAAAATTGGTTTAGCTAGTTATGAGGGATATTCTTCTTGTCCATTAGTTACAGGTTATGGTAAAATGGTATTGGCTGAATTTAAGTATGGAAATGAAAGAGATAGTGATCCATTTTTATCAAAATTTGTCGATACTACCAAAGAGCAGTGGAGTATGTGGATATTGAAAAAATATGGTTTACCTTTTATGTATTGGAACTTAATGTTGAGAGGTAAAGCTTAA